GATTTCCTGCGCTATTATGGTGCGACTATCGAGCGTGATTTCAGCAACGATACGCACAGGCCGCTGGGTGTGGTGACCTGCATCAGCCCGTGGAACTTCCCTCTGGCGATCTTCCTGGGACAGGTCTCCGCGGCTCTTGCGGCGGGCAATGCGGTGCTCGCGAAACCGGCTGAAGAAACGCCCCTGATAGCAGCCGAGGCCGTGAAGATCATGCACGAAGCAGGCGTGCCTGTGGATGTGCTGCATCTCCTGCCGGGTGAAGGAGATGTCGGAGCGGCTGCTGTTGCTGACGAGCGTGTGATGGGCGTGATGTTCACCGGTTCGACCATGGTGGCGCAGCTTATCAACCGTCAGCTTGAAGGACGTCGGACCGCCACAGGTCAGCCGGTTCCGTTTGTTGCTGAAACAGGCGGTCAGAATGCGATGATCGTCGACTCCTCCGCTCTGGCGGAACAGGTGGTGGTCGATGTGCTGGCGTCCGCTTTTGACAGTGCTGGTCAGCGTTGTTCGGCTTTGCGTGTCCTCTGTGTGCAGGAAGACTGCGCCGACCATGTCCTGACCATGCTGCGGGGCGCGATGGACGAACTGCGGATCGGGAATCCGGCGGAACTGTCCTGCGATGTCGGGCCGGTCATCACCGAGGAAGCCGCATCAGGAATCACGAAACACATTGAGATGTTCCGTAAGCGTAAGGCTCCGGTCACCTCATTGAATCTGCCTGCCGAGTGTGCGAATGGCAGCTTTGTTCCGCCAACCCTGATCGAAGTCCACAGTCTTCGTGAGATCGGTCCGGAAGTTTTCGGTCCTGTTCTGCATGTTGTGCGTTATCAGCGTGATCGGCTTGATGACCTGCTGAATGACATCAATGGCACCGGGTATGGTCTGACCTTCGGACTGCATACGCGTCTGGATTCCACGGTGAAGCATGTGCTGTCGCGGATTGATGCAGGAAATCTCTATGTCAATCGCAATACCATTGGTGCGGTGGTCGGCGTGCAGCCGTTCGGTGGACGTGGCCTGTCAGGAACGGGACCGAAAGCAGGCGGTCCGCTGATCCTGCGGCGCCTGCTGGCAGAAGTTCCTGCCATTGAAAAAGCAGGCGTCAGTCAGGTGACATCGGAAAAGACGATGTGGACGGACTGGCTGTGCGGCCGTGGCGATGTGCGGGCCCAGACGGTTTCCCGGGACTGCTCAGGCCGTTCGCTGTTCGGTGAAGAGCGCGTCCTGCCGGGGCCGGTCGGTGAACAGAACCTGTATCGTCTGACGGCGCGCGGCGCGGTGCTGTGTATTCCCGTGACCCAGGAAGGACTGTTTGACCAGATTTCACTCGCTCTTTCGGGAGGCAACGAGGTGCTGATCCTCGCGCCTGCCGACCTGACGGGATGGATCGAGACGCTGCCGTTCAGGCTGAAACCCTTTATCCGTCTTGTCGAAAGCGCAACAGCTGAACCGTGCGCGGTTCTGCTGGGCGAGGAGGATAATGCTGTCTTCCGTCAGGCACGCGAGGCACTGGCGGCGGGCAATGGGCCAATTGTCCCGGCTTATCTGACAGGGACATCTCTCCCGCATTCTGAAAGCGTGCTGGAGGAGCAGTCCCGCAGCATCAACACGACGGCGGCAGGCGGAAACGCCAGCCTGATGACGCTGGGGTAAAAAGCAGCTCGCAATAACTCAATCGAAGGATAAAGAAGTTTTTGGTTGCTGCTTTTTTTTGAAGTCGCCGCCTCGAAGCTTTTTGAAAAAAGCTGCACCAAAAACTTTCACTGTTGATGAAGGCGCTCGGAAGGCCCTTGATCTCGTTCCGAGACAAAAGCGAAAAACCGGAAACGCTGCGCTTCCGGTTTTTCTCTGGTCGTGAATGAACGGCAGGATATGGTGCAGGACTGAAAGCGTCGGAAGGATCAGAGGCCGGTCGGGTCGCCTGAGACCGACTTACTGACAGGTGATCGCCATGACCAAAGTTCTCGTTCTTTATTATTCCTCCTATGGCCATATCGAAACCATGGCGCATGCAGTGGCTGAAGGCGTGCGTGCTGCGGGAGCAGATGCCGTTGTAAAGCGGGTGCCTGAACTGGTGCCTGAAGAGGTGGCGAAGAACAGCCATTTCAAGCTGGAGCAGGCCGCTCCCATCGCCACCACTGCGGAACTGGTAGACTATGACGCCATCATCGTCGGCGCACCGACACGTTTCGGTCGTCTTCCGTCCCAGATGGCGAATTTCTGGGACCAGACCGGCGGTCTGTGGGCAAAGGGCGCGCTGCTCGGGAAAGTTGGCGCAGCGTTTACGTCAACAGCCAGTCAGCACGGTGGTCAGGAAACCACACTCTACTCCATTCTGAGCAACCTGATTCACCATGGTATGGTGATCACAGGCCTCCCGTACAGCTTTCAGGGGCAGTTGACGGTGGATGAGGTGGCGGGCGGTTCGCCCTACGGCGCGACCACGATTGCTTCAGGGGATGGTTCACGTCAGCCGAGCGTCATCGAACTGGATGGTGCAAAGTATCTGGGTGGACATGTTGCCGGTATCGCATCCAAACTGCGCGGATAACGGTTGAAGATCGAGCCGGGTATGACCGATGTCTTGAGGGCATGCATATAAGCACTGTTGCGCGACCCTTCCTTCCAGCCCCGACGCTTGAGGTAAACGTCGCCGAAGTTCCGGCCATCATCCCAGTCCTGCCCGAGAAAATCCTCGAAAGCACAGATCCGCAACGTCATGGCGACGTCAGGACCGATCATCTCCGCCAGATCTTCGAAGGTGATGTCACCGCCTTCCAGCACGGGGCCGATGTGATCGCCAAGCACGTCGCCGAAACGGTCCTGCCAGTCTTCCTGATTGAGATATCGGCTCAGTTCGGTTAGAGCATCTTCACGTATTTGAATGCGTGCATTCAAATACGTGAAGATGCTCGTAAAAACAATAACCTAGAGCATATCCACCGAACTGGTTTTCGATGGATATGCTCTAGGACGGATCGACATTCAGGTCATCCAGATCATGGCTGAGGCGAGGTGAACGAAGCCGAGGAAATGGATGGTGCGTCGATCATATCTGGTAGCGAAGCGTCGGAAGTGCTTGAGGCGGTTGAAGCGCCGCTCGATACGATTACGTAGCCTGTAGGCGATGGCATCGTGGGAGATGATAATCTTGCGGGTCGGGTTACAAGGAATGACGGCTTCTGCACCCATCTGAGCGATGAGGGTACGTAACGCATTGCTGTCATAGGCTTTGTCGGCAATGACGGCAGCCCCCTCCTGACCCGCGAGCTGGGCCGGCGCCTGGGTGACGTCGCCAACCTGACCAGCCGTGACCACGAAGCACAGCGGGCGGCCCAGCGCATCGGCCAGCATATGAATCTTGGTCGTCAGACCACCTCGAGAACGCCCCAGCGCCTGATCTTTGGCCCCCCTTTTCCGCTCGCGGCCTGCTGATGGGTGCGAACGATGGTTGAATCGAGCATCAGATACTGATTGTTCCGATCGGCCGTCAGCGTCTCGAAAACCTTTTCCCACACCCCGGCATGGCACCATCGGCTGAACCGACGATGTACCGTCTTCCATTTGCCATACCGCTCAGGCAGGTCTTTCCAATGCGCGCCGGAGCGCAGAACCCAAAGACAGCCATTCACGAACATGCGGTTATCCGTCCCGCTACGGCCTGCATCACCGACCTTGCCGGGTAGCAAAGGCGCAATCCTCTGCCATTGCACCTCGGTCAACTCGTAACGCTTGATCCCCATCCCACGCTCCGTGCTCCAACACGGTGCTCTATGAATCACTCATTCCAAAAAAAGGGAATCCTGAATGTCGATCGGTCCTAGTTCATCTGCGGCCATGATTGCTCCTGCATCTCCTGAGAGGGACAGCAGAGGGACAGACGGTCCTGAGTCGGTGAGGTCGATCATACCCTCAAACAGACGATAGGGCGTCCCCTTGCCGCTTTCACGCCCTATGAATACATCTGCAAGATCCGGACTTCAGAGCCAGAAAGATTCATCATCAACCCAACCCATCAAAGCCCGGGACTAAACAGCTAATGTGCCAAGCATGTGCTTGAAAACGTTGTTTCCATGGAACCATGAATGCAAATCTCATCCCATAAGCAGTCGCGCGCCGAGGGCTGTAAACAGCGCCAAAGGCATGGCGACAGCACCTACCTTGAGAAATTGCAGGAACCCGACATCCTCGCCGCCCCGGCGGATCACCTGAAGCCACAGGATTGTGGCCAGCGATCCGGTAACAGACAGGTTTGGCCCGAGATCCACGCCGATCAGAAGATTATCGACGATAAGGCGTGGCGGATGGGCCTGCGCTACTGCTTCGCTCGCGATCAGCCCTGCTGGCAGATTGTTCATGAGGTTTGAGACAAAGGCCAGAAGGGAGCCGGAACCGAGAGCCGCTGCCGTGGGATCAGACTGGGCCGCACGCTGAAGCATCCGTGCGATTGCCCCGATCAGCCCGGTGCTGTCGATAGCTTCCACAAGAACGAACAATCCCGCCACGAGAGGCAGGACGCCCCATGAGATCTCTTTTACCAACACCAATGGCGAGCGCCGGGATAAAACAGATACACCAAGAGCCGTTGCGATACCGGCCAACGCGGTAGGCAGACCAAGAGGGCGATCAAAAGCGGAAATCGTGACAAGCAGGACTGCCGTCAGCACGATCCCGGCAAGGGCCGCTCTTCCGCCCACAGTCAGGCGCATCGGCTCAACCTGAGATGCACACTCCTGTCTGAGATGTTTGCGCTCAACCAGACGGAGGACCAGATAGGTCGTCACGATTGCCATCAACGACGGTAGCGCGAAGGATGCCATCCATGATCCCAGAGCCGGGAGAGCGCCATCGTAAAGAACCAGATTGGCCGGATTGGAAACCGGCAGAACAAAGCTGGCGGCATTGGCGATGAGCGCACAGGCGAACAGCAGGGGAAGAGGGTCTGCTTTTGCTCTGGTCGCAACCGCAAGCACCGCAGGTGTCAGCACGACTGCCGTCGCATCATTGGACATGAATGTCGTCACCACGACACCCGCCAGATAGACAAGCGTGAACAGTCTGGTCGTTGATCCCGCAGCATGATTGACCGCCCATGTGGCAACCCAGTCAAACAGACCGTTCGCCTGCGCTGTTTCACTCAAAAGCATCATACCCGTCAGGAAGAGATAGACATCTCCGCCTTTCAGGATCCCTGCTCCCGCCATGGAAACGGGAATCAGACCCGTCACGACAAGAAGCCCTGCTCCGATCACCGCCCATACCCACTCGGGAACCCGAAACGGCCGGATAATGACTCCGGCCGTTGTCAGCGCTGCGATCGTCCAGATCGCCTCATGATGGAACATCATACGGGTGCACGGTCCGCGGAACGCATGACTGACGCTGAGAAAATCCACAGTCCCAACGACAGGATTGCAAAACAGCCTAGAGTGTAAAATGCGGTCGAATAACCGAGATCCTCGGCAAGCCAGCCTCCCAGCGCCGGTGAGAGACTTGCCCCGATACCTTGTGCCGTCATGACCACGCCTTGTCCCACATTGACCCGTCCTGTGCCGTTAAGAAGCCGGGCCACCAGTCCCGGAACGGCAACGCTCTGAAGTCCCGCGCCTATACCGTCCAGAAACTGCACGGGCCACACGCCCCAGTGCTCGATGAACGTGCCTGCAATCACGCCACGGAGCGGCAGGGCGGCAAATGAAATCAGCAGCACGATCCAGTATCCACGGCTCGCCACGAAACGCATGGCCAGAAGGCTGACGCCGATCATCACGGCCTGGGCCACCACCACAGTCATCGCCGTAAACATTGCGGGGTTACCTTTTCCCGCACTGACGACAGCCATACCGTAAAGCGGCAGCATCGCAGCATTGCCGAGATGAAAGAAACACAGACAGGCCGCGAGGATCAGGAGAGGTTTGTGTCGAAGAAACGACCTTATCCCTTCCGCCTTCCCGGCATCATGGCTGTTTCCGTCTTCCAGTCCTCGCGCTGCCTGATGGTCGATGGATTTCTCTGGAATCAGGAGCACGGCAGCGATAGCCAGCAGACCGAATGTGACTTCAAGAAAGAAAATCGCAGACAGGCCAAACGTCCAGCCGAGCCAGCCAGACAAACCGGCTCCCACCATATTGCCAGCGTGGTTCCAGGCCTGATTGCGGCCGATCTGCGCGTTGAAACCCTTCTGGCGAACAATCCCGAGCGTCATTCCGGCCATCAGGGGACCGATCCCCGCTCCGGCCAGCGCCGTGGCAAGCTGGCTGATGGTCACAACGAGGGTTGATTGTGAACTCAGCAACAGAAGCGAGGCTGAAATGGTGCATAACGCCGCGACAATGACAAACAGGTGTTTTTTCGTCGTCTGGTCGATGAGCGCGCCGGCAGGAATGGTGACCAGCATGCCGACAATACCACCAGCCGTCATGACAGATCCGATCGGTCCTGTCTGCCAGCCATGACGCTGGAGAAACACACCCAGGAAAGGACCAATCCCCGCCTGGACGTCAGCCATGAAAAAATTCAGGGCACATAATGAGAACAATGCGCGGTCTGACGGAGCGCCTTGCGCTCCCTCTGTCTTCAGGCCAGCCACAGAAGCATGCGTCATAGGGCTCTTTTCTCCAGATCGGAGAGCTAACTACATAGGAAGCAATAAGTTACAAGGACCCGTCAAAAATACCGATCCTGCAACATGCGAAGACGCGACGGCAATGGAACATCAGGAGAGCGCAAATCGCTGTTCAGAGAACTTGAAGCTTGTCGCTGGCGCGTGCCAAGCTGCATACCGCCCTTCCATCTGCCCGTGTATCTCCCAGTAACGAGGCGTGCGCGTGCCTGCGTGACCATTTATACAAACCAGACGCAGTCATCACGCATGACGGAGAAGTGTCCATGAAACTCTACAATCTCGAACTCTCCGGCAATTGCTACAAGGTGCGCCTCCTCGCGGCCCTGACCCGAATTCCTCTTGAAAACGTGCCGATGAACCTTGCAGATGGAGAACACCGCACCGCATGGTTCACGTCCCTGAATCCATTCCAGGAAGTGCCTGTTCTGGTCGACGGGGAAACCGTTCTGCGCGATTCCCAGGCGATCCTCGTCTATCTGGGCGGTCAGCTTACGGACAGGACGTGGTGGCCGGAAGATTCCGCAGCCCAGGCCGAAATCGTACAATGGCTCTCCGTCGCCGCAAGCGAGGTGCGTGACGGTCCGAACACGGCGCGCCTGATCCGGAAATTTGGTTACGATCATTCGATGGAGCAGGCGCTTCTCGTCACACGGCGGCTTTTGCCCCTGCTGGACCAGCATCTGACCACCCATGACTGGTTCGCGCTTAACCGGCCGACCATCGCGGACTGCGCACTATTTCCCTATCTCGCACTGGCACATGAAGGCGGGGTCGACGTCACTCCCTTCAGCGCTCTGACACACTGGATCGATCGTGTCCGGGCGCTACCGGGATTCGTGCCGATGCCGGGCGTAGACAGATGACGGATGACAACGCCGTAACGCCATTTCCCGCGAACTGGCTCGAAACGCTTCTTCCTCGCATCGATTTTCGAGAACGGCACAGTATTGATATTCTTGCTCCCGCCGGGCTCATTCTTGACTGCGCCGAGGACTATCGAATGAAAAACGATCTGCTCTTCCGTGTTGCCATAGGATTGCGCGAACTCCCGGCACGCATGCAGGGACAAACCACTCGGCCACCTTTCGACCGGGACAGGTTTACCTTTCTGGGGCGTGATGGGGACAGTACCCTCGCTTTCGGCCTGATCGGTGCATTCTGGGAAGTCGATTACGGATTGCGGCCGTGCCGCTCGGTGGAGGATTTCCGGGCCTGCGCAAATCAGGACGTTTGCAAGATGGTGCTGTCCTACACGCTTCAGCCGCTGATACGCGGGACACACCGTCTCACGACCGAGACAAGCGTCTTCTGTCCTACTCCCGCGACATGGCGGCGTTTTGCGCCCTACTGGTATCTCATCCGACCCGTCAGCGGACTGATCCGCAGGCGCATGCTGGCCTTCATCCGCAAACAGGCCGAAAGCCACATCACATTCGGGGCTATCACCGGCTGATACCGGCGACCCGGCTGAGTCCATCGGCAAGAAAGTCCACGCAGAGACGGACCCGGGTCAGGTTCGTCCGTTCCGGCGCGATCAGCATGCTCAGCGGCATGGGAGGCAGCGTATAGTCCGGCAGCACCTGTTCCAGACGACCATCCCGCAGGCAGTCCTCCACCAGCCAGCGATGGGCTGGTCCGTAACCTCGACCCGCCAGAAACGCATCGCGCGCCGCCAGACCATGATCGACAATCAACCGACCATGAAATGGCATGACATGATTTCTGCCCTTCTTACTCCGAAGGACCAGTTGCTCCGATCCATGCACACGCGACATCCGCACGCCCTCAAGAGCCGGCAGATCCTCCGGCCGCCTTATCGGACCGTTGCGACGAAGCCACT
The Acetobacter aceti genome window above contains:
- a CDS encoding glutathione S-transferase family protein, giving the protein MKLYNLELSGNCYKVRLLAALTRIPLENVPMNLADGEHRTAWFTSLNPFQEVPVLVDGETVLRDSQAILVYLGGQLTDRTWWPEDSAAQAEIVQWLSVAASEVRDGPNTARLIRKFGYDHSMEQALLVTRRLLPLLDQHLTTHDWFALNRPTIADCALFPYLALAHEGGVDVTPFSALTHWIDRVRALPGFVPMPGVDR
- the wrbA gene encoding NAD(P)H:quinone oxidoreductase; the protein is MTKVLVLYYSSYGHIETMAHAVAEGVRAAGADAVVKRVPELVPEEVAKNSHFKLEQAAPIATTAELVDYDAIIVGAPTRFGRLPSQMANFWDQTGGLWAKGALLGKVGAAFTSTASQHGGQETTLYSILSNLIHHGMVITGLPYSFQGQLTVDEVAGGSPYGATTIASGDGSRQPSVIELDGAKYLGGHVAGIASKLRG
- a CDS encoding MFS transporter yields the protein MTHASVAGLKTEGAQGAPSDRALFSLCALNFFMADVQAGIGPFLGVFLQRHGWQTGPIGSVMTAGGIVGMLVTIPAGALIDQTTKKHLFVIVAALCTISASLLLLSSQSTLVVTISQLATALAGAGIGPLMAGMTLGIVRQKGFNAQIGRNQAWNHAGNMVGAGLSGWLGWTFGLSAIFFLEVTFGLLAIAAVLLIPEKSIDHQAARGLEDGNSHDAGKAEGIRSFLRHKPLLILAACLCFFHLGNAAMLPLYGMAVVSAGKGNPAMFTAMTVVVAQAVMIGVSLLAMRFVASRGYWIVLLISFAALPLRGVIAGTFIEHWGVWPVQFLDGIGAGLQSVAVPGLVARLLNGTGRVNVGQGVVMTAQGIGASLSPALGGWLAEDLGYSTAFYTLGCFAILSLGLWIFSASVMRSADRAPV
- a CDS encoding IS5 family transposase (programmed frameshift) — its product is MKRYELTEVQWQRIAPLLPGKVGDAGRSGTDNRMFVNGCLWVLRSGAHWKDLPERYGKWKTVHRRFSRWCHAGVWEKVFETLTADRNNQYLMLDSTIVRTHQQAASGKGGPKNQALGRSRGGLTTKIHMLADALGRPLCFVVTAGQVGDVTQAPAQLAGQEGAAVIADKAYDSNALRTLIAQMGAEAVIPCNPTRKIIISHDAIAYRLRNRIERRFNRLKHFRRFATRYDRRTIHFLGFVHLASAMIWMT
- a CDS encoding arsenic transporter, with product MMFHHEAIWTIAALTTAGVIIRPFRVPEWVWAVIGAGLLVVTGLIPVSMAGAGILKGGDVYLFLTGMMLLSETAQANGLFDWVATWAVNHAAGSTTRLFTLVYLAGVVVTTFMSNDATAVVLTPAVLAVATRAKADPLPLLFACALIANAASFVLPVSNPANLVLYDGALPALGSWMASFALPSLMAIVTTYLVLRLVERKHLRQECASQVEPMRLTVGGRAALAGIVLTAVLLVTISAFDRPLGLPTALAGIATALGVSVLSRRSPLVLVKEISWGVLPLVAGLFVLVEAIDSTGLIGAIARMLQRAAQSDPTAAALGSGSLLAFVSNLMNNLPAGLIASEAVAQAHPPRLIVDNLLIGVDLGPNLSVTGSLATILWLQVIRRGGEDVGFLQFLKVGAVAMPLALFTALGARLLMG